A stretch of the Bacillus licheniformis DSM 13 = ATCC 14580 genome encodes the following:
- the ytxJ gene encoding bacillithiol system redox-active protein YtxJ, with translation MSKQLIQTEDEFKRLAENNDTFIFLKHSVTCPISRRAFEEFESFANQHEDIPAYYLKVQESRPLSNYIAEQYGIKHESPQAFIFTNGNVKWHASHSQITAQALAENSR, from the coding sequence GTGTCGAAACAGCTCATTCAAACAGAGGATGAATTTAAAAGGCTTGCAGAAAACAATGATACATTTATCTTTTTGAAACACAGCGTGACATGCCCGATCAGCAGGCGCGCGTTTGAAGAATTCGAATCATTCGCCAATCAGCATGAAGACATACCGGCTTATTATTTAAAAGTGCAGGAAAGCCGCCCGCTGTCAAACTATATCGCTGAGCAATACGGGATTAAGCACGAAAGTCCTCAAGCCTTCATTTTTACAAACGGGAATGTGAAATGGCATGCCTCCCATTCGCAAATTACCGCACAAGCACTTGCGGAAAACAGCAGATAA
- a CDS encoding Lrp/AsnC family transcriptional regulator gives MLDHTDKQIIEELSKNSRMTMKELGEKVHLTGQAASARVAKLEDQGVIEGYTIQVNQVKLGCFIHAFINIYTKSTYHKPYLSFIKAQQKYIIHNYKISGDGCYLLECKFPSNQQLDQFLIDLNHHANYKLSIVINKTGG, from the coding sequence ATGCTGGATCATACAGACAAGCAAATCATAGAGGAATTATCAAAAAACAGCCGGATGACCATGAAGGAATTAGGAGAGAAAGTTCATTTGACAGGCCAGGCGGCTTCAGCAAGGGTTGCTAAATTAGAGGATCAAGGAGTGATTGAAGGTTATACCATACAAGTGAATCAAGTGAAACTCGGGTGTTTTATTCACGCTTTTATCAATATCTATACAAAAAGCACTTATCATAAGCCTTATCTTTCATTTATTAAAGCACAGCAGAAATACATCATTCATAACTATAAAATCAGCGGAGACGGCTGTTATCTTCTTGAATGCAAGTTTCCGTCAAATCAACAGTTGGACCAATTTTTAATAGACTTAAACCATCATGCAAATTATAAACTGTCGATCGTTATCAATAAAACGGGTGGGTAA
- a CDS encoding bifunctional 3-deoxy-7-phosphoheptulonate synthase/chorismate mutase — MSNTELDLLRQQANELNLQILKLINERGRIVQEIGKAKEAQGINRYDPVRERAMLNEIIENNDGPFENSTIQHIFKEIFKAGLELQEDDHSKALLVSRKKKPENTIVDLKGEKIGDGEQRFIVGPCAVESYEQVAEVAAAAKKQGLKLLRGGAFKPRTSPYDFQGLGVEGLQILKRVADEYDLAVISEIVNPQHIEEAIDYIDVIQIGARNMQNFELLKAAGSVKKPVLLKRGLAATLKEFINAAEYIMSQGNDQIILCERGIRTYETATRNTLDISAVPILKQETHLPVFVDVTHSTGRRDLLLPTAKAALAIGADGVMAEVHPDPSVALSDSAQQMDIPTFEKWLNELKPLVQVKA; from the coding sequence ATGAGCAACACTGAACTTGATTTGCTGAGGCAGCAGGCGAATGAATTAAACTTGCAAATATTAAAGCTGATTAACGAGCGAGGAAGAATCGTTCAGGAGATTGGAAAAGCGAAGGAAGCACAAGGCATCAACCGCTACGATCCTGTCAGAGAAAGAGCGATGCTGAACGAAATTATTGAAAATAACGACGGACCGTTTGAAAACTCGACGATCCAGCATATCTTCAAAGAGATTTTCAAAGCCGGGCTTGAACTGCAGGAAGACGATCACAGCAAAGCGCTGCTCGTTTCCCGCAAGAAAAAGCCTGAAAATACAATCGTTGATCTGAAAGGCGAAAAAATCGGCGACGGAGAACAAAGATTTATCGTCGGTCCGTGTGCGGTTGAAAGCTACGAACAAGTAGCGGAAGTCGCAGCGGCAGCTAAAAAGCAAGGCTTGAAACTGCTTCGCGGCGGAGCTTTCAAACCGCGTACAAGCCCGTACGACTTCCAAGGCCTCGGCGTGGAAGGCCTGCAAATCTTAAAGCGTGTTGCTGATGAGTATGATCTGGCCGTCATCAGTGAGATCGTGAATCCGCAGCATATTGAAGAAGCCATTGATTACATCGATGTCATCCAAATCGGCGCCCGCAACATGCAGAACTTCGAGCTCTTAAAAGCGGCCGGTTCAGTGAAGAAGCCGGTTCTGCTGAAGCGCGGACTTGCCGCAACGCTGAAGGAATTCATCAATGCAGCGGAGTACATCATGTCGCAGGGCAATGATCAAATCATCCTTTGTGAACGCGGAATCAGAACGTATGAAACAGCGACTAGAAATACGCTTGATATCTCAGCTGTGCCGATCCTGAAGCAGGAAACTCACCTTCCTGTATTCGTGGATGTCACTCATTCAACCGGACGCCGCGACCTGCTTCTTCCGACAGCAAAAGCAGCGCTTGCGATCGGAGCTGACGGTGTCATGGCCGAGGTCCATCCTGATCCTTCTGTCGCGCTTTCCGACTCAGCTCAGCAAATGGATATCCCGACATTTGAAAAATGGTTAAATGAACTGAAGCCGCTCGTTCAAGTAAAAGCATAA
- a CDS encoding acetoin utilization AcuB family protein, whose amino-acid sequence MIVEKIMKRDVVTLSRTDTIEEAIKRMRTFHIKHLPVINERGTVIGIVTDRDVKTASPSIFAQNRSNEDLKKPVELIMSKEVITGHPLDFAEEISAVFFEHEIGCLPIVKNGKLVGIVTKSDLLHTFVQLTGAHFPGSQIEIKTDHIARSLADISAIFSRRQIAILSVLVYPGDEDDSKILVFRVQTMNPASIIKDVKSKGYQVLWPAVQRDLP is encoded by the coding sequence ATGATTGTTGAAAAAATCATGAAACGGGATGTTGTGACACTATCCAGAACCGATACGATTGAAGAAGCGATCAAACGCATGCGAACATTCCACATAAAGCACCTTCCCGTCATCAATGAACGGGGAACGGTCATAGGCATTGTCACGGACAGGGACGTCAAAACAGCAAGTCCGAGTATCTTTGCCCAAAACAGATCTAACGAAGATTTAAAAAAGCCGGTGGAACTGATCATGTCCAAAGAAGTGATCACCGGTCACCCGCTTGATTTTGCCGAAGAAATATCAGCCGTCTTTTTTGAACACGAAATCGGCTGCCTCCCGATCGTAAAAAACGGAAAGCTTGTCGGCATCGTGACAAAATCCGATTTGCTGCATACGTTCGTTCAGCTGACAGGAGCCCATTTTCCAGGCTCCCAAATCGAAATTAAAACCGATCATATCGCCCGAAGCCTCGCTGATATCAGCGCCATCTTCAGCAGGCGCCAAATCGCCATATTGAGCGTGCTCGTATATCCCGGTGATGAAGATGATTCGAAAATACTCGTGTTTCGCGTTCAAACGATGAATCCCGCCTCTATCATCAAAGACGTAAAATCCAAAGGGTATCAGGTTCTTTGGCCGGCTGTTCAAAGGGATTTGCCATGA
- the motP gene encoding flagellar motor protein MotP, whose translation MKRFDYLTPVGFILGIFILVLGVVSGAGLSGFYSFIDLTSFFIVTGGLCAAVFISFSPKDLKRAPAVLKQVFISEEDDVRELVKTFVSLSEQARKQGILSLDANVNEMKDPFLKKGLLLAIDGWDEETIRNVMNSEIAAMEERHRKGRRIFEKAGEFAPAWGMIGTLVGLVMMLKNLNKPETLGPNMAIALLTTLYGSLLANMLFIPIAAKLEEKTENEIFKKQVMIEGIIGIQSGRNPRNLESQLVVFSSKEEWTKKRADRMKQKDRPHEA comes from the coding sequence ATGAAACGATTTGATTATCTGACACCGGTCGGTTTTATTCTGGGTATTTTCATTTTAGTGCTCGGCGTTGTCTCTGGAGCGGGGCTTTCCGGTTTTTATTCGTTTATCGATTTGACGTCTTTTTTTATTGTGACGGGTGGATTGTGTGCAGCTGTATTCATCAGCTTTTCCCCGAAAGATTTAAAAAGAGCGCCGGCTGTGCTGAAGCAGGTCTTTATTTCGGAGGAAGATGATGTGCGCGAATTGGTCAAAACCTTTGTCAGCCTGTCTGAACAGGCGCGCAAACAAGGAATTTTATCATTGGACGCCAATGTCAATGAAATGAAAGACCCGTTTTTGAAAAAAGGCCTGCTCCTTGCCATCGACGGATGGGATGAGGAGACGATCCGCAATGTGATGAACTCGGAAATTGCCGCGATGGAAGAACGACACAGAAAGGGGAGAAGGATCTTTGAAAAAGCAGGAGAATTTGCGCCTGCATGGGGAATGATCGGAACGCTTGTCGGTCTCGTCATGATGCTCAAAAACCTGAACAAGCCGGAAACGCTCGGTCCGAATATGGCAATCGCCCTTTTGACGACGCTTTACGGATCACTTTTAGCCAACATGCTGTTTATACCGATCGCCGCGAAGCTTGAAGAAAAGACGGAGAATGAAATCTTTAAGAAGCAAGTCATGATCGAAGGCATCATCGGCATCCAATCGGGAAGAAATCCGCGAAATCTTGAAAGTCAGCTTGTCGTTTTCAGTTCAAAAGAAGAATGGACAAAAAAGCGGGCGGACCGCATGAAACAAAAGGACAGGCCTCATGAAGCTTAG
- the ccpA gene encoding catabolite control protein A, with protein MSNVTIYDVAREANVSMATVSRVVNGNPNVKPTTRKKVLEAIERLGYRPNAVARGLASKKTTTVGVIIPDISSIFYSELARGIEDIATMYKYNIILSNSDQNMDKELHLLNTMLGKQVDGIVFMSGNVTEEHVEEFKRSPVPIVLAASVEEKGETPSVAIDYEQAIYDAATMLIEKGHKRLAFVSGPMAEPVNQAKKLQGFKRALGDKGLQFKEEYVVEGDYTYDSGMEALEALMKLDEKPTAVLSATDEMALGVIHAAQDKGLAVPDDLEVIGFDNTRLSLMVRPQLSTVVQPTYDIGAVAMRLLTKLMNKEEVEEHIVQLPHRIELRQSTK; from the coding sequence ATGAGTAATGTGACAATATATGATGTAGCACGCGAAGCAAATGTAAGTATGGCAACCGTTTCCCGGGTCGTCAACGGGAATCCGAATGTCAAGCCGACGACGAGAAAGAAGGTGCTTGAAGCGATCGAGCGTCTTGGCTATCGTCCAAACGCCGTGGCAAGAGGGCTGGCAAGCAAAAAGACGACGACTGTCGGCGTGATCATTCCCGATATTTCCAGTATCTTTTATTCAGAGCTGGCGAGGGGAATCGAAGATATCGCAACGATGTACAAGTACAATATTATTTTGAGCAATTCCGACCAGAATATGGACAAAGAACTTCATCTTTTGAATACGATGCTAGGAAAGCAAGTTGACGGTATCGTCTTTATGAGCGGAAATGTGACTGAAGAGCATGTGGAGGAATTTAAGCGATCGCCAGTTCCGATCGTGCTTGCGGCATCTGTTGAAGAAAAAGGGGAAACGCCGTCGGTTGCGATCGATTATGAACAGGCGATTTATGATGCGGCAACCATGCTGATTGAGAAAGGCCATAAGCGCCTTGCGTTCGTCTCAGGACCTATGGCTGAACCGGTTAATCAAGCGAAAAAACTGCAAGGCTTTAAAAGAGCGCTTGGGGATAAGGGGCTGCAATTTAAGGAAGAGTATGTTGTAGAAGGCGATTATACGTACGATTCAGGAATGGAAGCGCTGGAGGCTTTAATGAAGCTGGATGAAAAACCGACAGCCGTCCTGTCAGCGACAGACGAAATGGCGCTCGGCGTTATTCACGCAGCACAGGATAAAGGACTGGCTGTTCCGGATGACCTTGAAGTGATCGGTTTTGACAATACAAGGCTTTCATTAATGGTTCGGCCGCAGCTGTCGACTGTCGTCCAGCCTACGTATGATATCGGTGCCGTGGCGATGAGGCTTCTGACAAAGCTGATGAACAAAGAGGAAGTCGAAGAGCATATTGTCCAGCTGCCGCATCGCATTGAACTCAGACAATCAACAAAATGA
- the tyrS gene encoding tyrosine--tRNA ligase produces MTHILDDLSFRGLIQQQTDEAGLRELLDKEKISLYSGFDPTADSLHIGHLLPILMLRRFQLAGHRPIALVGGATGLIGDPSGKKAERTLNNEEIVREWSQKIKNQLSRFLDFEAEENPAIMANNYDWIGKMNVIDFLRDVGKNFGINYMLAKDTVSSRIETGISYTEFSYMILQSLDFLNLYRNQECKLQIGGSDQWGNITSGLELIRKSEENAKAFGLTIPLVTKADGTKFGKTEGGAIWLDKEKTSAYEFYQFWINTDDRDVVKYLKYFTFLSKEEIEDLAEKTETAPEKREAQKRLAEEVTVLVHGREAFEQAVNISKALFSGDIKQLTAEEVKVGFKGVPSLEVEKADELPLVEILVQSKLSPSKRQAREDITNGAVYVNGERRTDVADVLTADDRIEGQFTVIRRGKKKYFLLTYK; encoded by the coding sequence ATGACACACATACTTGATGATTTGTCCTTCAGGGGACTGATTCAGCAGCAAACCGATGAAGCAGGCTTGAGAGAACTGCTCGATAAAGAGAAAATCAGCTTATACTCCGGATTTGATCCGACAGCTGACAGTCTGCATATCGGCCACCTGCTGCCGATTTTAATGCTTCGCCGCTTCCAGCTGGCCGGACATCGTCCGATTGCGCTCGTAGGCGGGGCGACGGGCCTTATCGGCGATCCGAGCGGAAAGAAAGCGGAGCGCACGCTGAACAATGAAGAAATCGTCCGCGAATGGTCGCAGAAAATCAAAAACCAGCTTTCGCGTTTCCTTGATTTTGAAGCTGAAGAGAACCCGGCGATCATGGCGAACAACTATGACTGGATCGGCAAAATGAACGTCATTGATTTCCTGCGCGATGTCGGCAAAAACTTCGGAATCAATTACATGCTTGCCAAGGATACGGTAAGCTCCAGAATCGAGACAGGCATATCTTATACTGAATTCAGCTACATGATCCTGCAGTCTCTCGATTTCTTGAATTTGTACAGAAACCAGGAATGCAAGCTTCAGATCGGCGGAAGCGACCAGTGGGGCAACATCACATCAGGTCTCGAACTCATCCGCAAATCCGAAGAGAATGCAAAAGCTTTCGGATTGACGATTCCGCTTGTGACAAAAGCAGACGGCACGAAGTTCGGAAAAACGGAAGGCGGCGCGATCTGGCTTGATAAAGAGAAAACGTCGGCGTATGAGTTTTATCAGTTCTGGATCAATACCGACGACAGGGATGTCGTGAAATACTTAAAATACTTCACTTTCTTATCAAAAGAAGAAATTGAAGATCTCGCTGAAAAAACAGAGACGGCGCCTGAAAAACGCGAAGCGCAAAAGCGCCTCGCCGAAGAAGTGACCGTTCTTGTACACGGCCGTGAAGCGTTTGAGCAGGCCGTCAACATCTCAAAAGCACTGTTCAGCGGAGATATCAAACAATTGACAGCTGAAGAAGTAAAAGTCGGCTTTAAAGGGGTTCCTTCCCTGGAGGTCGAGAAAGCGGATGAACTTCCTCTTGTTGAAATACTCGTCCAATCAAAGCTGTCTCCGTCTAAACGGCAGGCGCGCGAAGATATCACGAATGGCGCGGTATACGTTAACGGCGAGCGCCGCACCGATGTTGCGGACGTCCTCACCGCCGACGACCGCATCGAAGGACAGTTTACCGTCATTCGCCGCGGTAAAAAGAAATACTTCCTGCTGACTTATAAGTAA
- a CDS encoding MBL fold metallo-hydrolase — protein sequence MNIQQIRNATLAVKYAGKTFLIDPMLAEKGAYPPFPNSARQEQNNPLVSLPVPTDELVKNTDAVIVTHLHLDHFDDAAKDLLPKEIKLFVQNEADAEEVRKAGFQNIEVLTKDTVFEGIQLIKTKGEHGRGEILKLAGEVCGVVFKHSKEKTLYVAGDTVWYEGVREEIAAHQPDVIVVNGGDNQFFEGGSLVMGKEDIAEVYQAAPKATIISSHMEAVNHWTLSRKELKSFIQEKGMSSRVLVPDDGESYTF from the coding sequence ATGAATATTCAACAAATTCGAAATGCAACATTGGCCGTCAAATATGCGGGCAAAACATTTTTAATAGATCCGATGCTGGCTGAAAAAGGCGCTTACCCTCCTTTCCCGAACTCAGCAAGACAAGAGCAAAACAACCCTTTGGTCAGCCTGCCTGTGCCAACCGACGAGCTCGTCAAGAATACAGACGCAGTCATCGTCACTCATCTGCATTTAGATCATTTTGACGATGCTGCCAAAGATCTGCTTCCGAAAGAAATCAAACTGTTTGTCCAAAATGAAGCAGATGCTGAGGAAGTGAGAAAAGCCGGTTTTCAAAATATAGAGGTCTTAACAAAAGATACGGTGTTTGAGGGGATTCAATTAATCAAAACAAAAGGCGAGCATGGGAGGGGAGAGATATTAAAGCTTGCCGGAGAAGTGTGCGGCGTTGTCTTCAAACACTCAAAGGAGAAAACGCTGTATGTGGCAGGGGATACAGTTTGGTATGAAGGTGTCCGGGAAGAAATCGCTGCGCATCAGCCGGACGTCATAGTCGTTAACGGAGGAGACAATCAGTTCTTTGAAGGAGGGTCTCTTGTGATGGGAAAAGAGGATATTGCTGAAGTCTATCAAGCTGCACCTAAGGCCACAATCATTTCCAGTCATATGGAGGCTGTCAACCATTGGACTTTATCACGAAAAGAATTGAAGAGCTTCATTCAGGAAAAAGGAATGTCCTCGCGCGTACTTGTGCCGGATGACGGCGAATCTTACACATTTTAA
- a CDS encoding GNAT family N-acetyltransferase — protein MEHHKTYHAKELQTEKGSVLIEGPISPEKLAEYEFHDELTAFRPSQKQHEALIEIAGLPEGRIIIARFRQTIVGYVTYVYPDPLERWSEGNMENLIELGAIEVIPAFRGHSVGKTLLAVSMMDPQMEKYIIITTEYYWHWDLKGTNKDVWEYRKMMEKMMNAGGLVWFATDDPEISSHPANCLMARIGKEVSQESIERFDRLRFHNRFMY, from the coding sequence GTGGAGCATCACAAAACTTATCATGCCAAAGAATTGCAGACCGAGAAAGGCTCTGTGCTGATAGAGGGCCCTATCAGTCCCGAAAAACTCGCAGAATATGAATTTCACGACGAGCTTACAGCCTTTCGCCCATCACAAAAACAACATGAAGCATTAATCGAAATCGCAGGGCTTCCCGAAGGACGAATCATCATCGCCCGTTTCCGGCAAACCATTGTCGGCTATGTGACATATGTTTATCCAGACCCGCTTGAAAGATGGTCTGAAGGAAACATGGAAAATTTAATCGAGCTTGGAGCCATCGAAGTCATTCCGGCGTTCAGAGGTCACTCTGTCGGGAAGACGCTGCTTGCGGTCAGCATGATGGATCCGCAGATGGAAAAATATATTATCATCACGACTGAATATTACTGGCATTGGGATCTAAAGGGGACTAACAAAGATGTTTGGGAATACAGAAAGATGATGGAGAAGATGATGAATGCCGGAGGACTTGTCTGGTTTGCGACAGACGATCCGGAAATCAGCTCCCATCCCGCCAACTGTTTAATGGCACGCATCGGAAAAGAGGTCAGTCAGGAATCGATCGAGCGTTTTGACAGACTCAGATTCCACAATCGTTTTATGTATTAA
- a CDS encoding acetoin utilization protein AcuC: MKDSVFIFSPSYQTYQFHQDHPFNQLRVYVTYDLLNTVGAFEPGETIAPRAATETELELVHTGDYIRAVQLAGAGKLPAAESENYGLGTEDTPVFAGMHEAASLLVGGTLTAADYVMTGKARHALNLGGGLHHGFRGRASGFCVYNDSSVVIRYLQKKYHAKVLYIDTDAHHGDGVQFTFYDDPSVCTVSIHETGRYLFPGTGQVQERGHGEGYGYAFNIPLDAFTEDESFLDSYRTAVSEIAEFFKPDVILSQNGADAHYYDPLTHLCTTMKIYEEIPKLAHELAHTYCSGRWIAVGGGGYDIWRVVPRAWARIWLEMKGMEPEEKMPEKWLKKWGKQASVRLPANWSDPEDLYPPIPRKTEITEKNAQTVAKALYPIRSAQRTT; this comes from the coding sequence ATGAAGGACAGCGTATTTATTTTTTCTCCCTCATATCAAACCTATCAATTTCATCAAGACCACCCGTTTAATCAGCTGCGAGTCTATGTAACATACGATCTTTTGAACACGGTCGGCGCATTTGAACCGGGAGAAACGATTGCCCCGCGCGCAGCGACAGAAACCGAGCTCGAGCTTGTTCACACGGGCGATTATATCAGGGCCGTCCAGCTTGCAGGGGCGGGAAAGCTCCCGGCAGCCGAAAGCGAAAACTACGGGCTTGGAACGGAGGATACCCCTGTTTTTGCCGGGATGCATGAAGCCGCCTCCCTTTTGGTAGGCGGAACGCTGACGGCTGCAGACTATGTCATGACGGGCAAAGCTAGACACGCCCTCAATCTTGGAGGCGGGCTTCACCACGGGTTCAGAGGAAGGGCTTCAGGCTTTTGCGTCTATAATGACAGTTCAGTTGTGATACGTTACTTGCAGAAAAAATATCATGCGAAAGTTTTATATATTGATACAGACGCCCATCACGGCGACGGGGTGCAGTTTACGTTCTATGATGATCCTTCCGTCTGCACCGTCTCGATACATGAAACAGGCCGCTACCTATTCCCGGGAACGGGGCAGGTTCAGGAAAGAGGTCATGGCGAAGGCTACGGCTATGCTTTTAATATCCCGCTCGATGCCTTCACAGAAGATGAGTCTTTTCTTGATTCCTACCGGACGGCTGTTTCTGAAATAGCCGAGTTTTTCAAACCGGATGTCATTTTGTCGCAAAACGGAGCTGACGCACATTACTACGATCCGCTGACACACTTGTGCACGACGATGAAGATTTACGAAGAGATTCCAAAGCTCGCTCACGAACTTGCACACACCTATTGCAGCGGAAGATGGATCGCTGTCGGCGGAGGCGGCTACGACATTTGGCGCGTCGTACCGAGGGCATGGGCAAGAATCTGGCTTGAAATGAAAGGGATGGAACCAGAGGAGAAAATGCCTGAAAAATGGCTGAAAAAATGGGGGAAACAGGCATCTGTCCGGCTTCCTGCCAACTGGTCCGACCCGGAAGATTTGTATCCTCCAATTCCAAGAAAAACCGAAATAACGGAAAAAAACGCACAAACCGTTGCCAAAGCCCTTTATCCGATTCGCTCTGCCCAGCGTACCACTTAA
- the motS gene encoding flagellar motor protein MotS — translation MKLRHERRKREQGRKSPNWIITFSDLITLILVFFILLFSMSQIDLNKFKAAVGSFQDRADGKSAAELKKDAGDQKAEKTAKSQDDLLKKINDYIEKNELSSLIAAKRDERGVILVLQEAVLFDSGKADLKDQAHPLLHKIAVLLKSVSNPIRVEGHTDSRPISTYRFPSNWELSAARASTVIGYFTSKEKLDSSRFLAIGYADTKPVRDNRTESHMKENRRVEIVIAKQ, via the coding sequence ATGAAGCTTAGACATGAACGAAGGAAGCGCGAGCAGGGCCGCAAATCGCCAAACTGGATCATCACGTTTTCGGATTTGATTACGCTCATCCTCGTGTTCTTTATTTTACTGTTTTCGATGTCGCAAATCGATTTAAACAAATTCAAAGCAGCAGTCGGTTCATTTCAAGACAGGGCCGACGGCAAATCCGCCGCAGAGTTGAAAAAAGACGCGGGCGATCAGAAGGCTGAAAAAACGGCTAAAAGCCAAGATGATTTATTAAAGAAAATCAATGACTATATTGAAAAAAACGAACTGTCAAGTTTGATTGCGGCCAAGCGTGACGAACGGGGCGTCATTCTCGTCCTTCAGGAAGCGGTTTTGTTTGATTCAGGGAAAGCGGATCTGAAAGACCAAGCTCACCCGCTTTTGCATAAAATCGCCGTCCTTCTCAAATCGGTGTCCAACCCGATTCGTGTGGAGGGGCATACGGACAGCCGCCCGATTTCGACTTACCGTTTTCCATCCAATTGGGAGCTTTCTGCAGCAAGGGCGAGCACTGTGATCGGCTACTTTACGTCGAAGGAAAAGCTCGACTCGTCGCGTTTTCTTGCCATCGGTTATGCGGATACAAAACCGGTCAGGGACAACCGCACTGAGAGCCATATGAAGGAAAACAGGCGCGTCGAGATTGTCATCGCAAAACAATAA
- the acsA gene encoding acetate--CoA ligase: protein MKLKALPAEKGNYNLKDYDETYRTFDWKDAEKHFSWHKTGKINAAYEAIDRHAESNLKNKVAFYYKDPVREEKYTFREMKNETNKAGNVLKQHADVGKGDRVFVFMPRSPELYFILLGAIKLGAIVGPLFEAFMEGAVKDRLANSGAKVIVTTPELLERVPADELPDLESIIVVGEGVKEEGPVIDYYAKAAEAGTDLEIEWVDQEDGMLLHYTSGSTGAPKGVLHVHKAMIQHYQTAKWVLDLHDDDIYWCTADPGWVTGTVYGIFGPWLNGATNVVVGGRFSPEAWYETIEKMEVTVWYSAPTAFRMLMGAGDDLVNKYNLSSLRHILSVGEPLNPEVIRWGHKVFGNRIHDTWWMTETGSQLICNYPCMEIKPGSMGKPIPGVEAAIVDNQGNELPPYRMGNLAIKKGWPSMMHSIWNNPEKYSSYFMPGDWYVSGDSAYMDEDGYFWFQGRIDDVIMTSGERVGPFEVESKLVEHQAVAEAGVIGKPDPVRGEIIKAFIALRDGYEPSDALKEEIRQFVKQGLAAHAAPREIEFKDKLPKTRSGKIMRRVLKAWELNLPAGDLSSMED from the coding sequence ATGAAATTGAAAGCGCTGCCAGCAGAAAAGGGAAATTACAACTTGAAAGACTATGATGAAACATACCGGACATTTGACTGGAAGGATGCCGAAAAGCATTTTTCATGGCACAAAACGGGAAAAATCAATGCAGCTTATGAAGCTATCGACCGCCACGCTGAGTCAAATTTGAAAAACAAAGTGGCATTTTACTACAAAGATCCGGTCCGCGAAGAAAAGTACACTTTCAGAGAGATGAAAAATGAAACCAACAAAGCCGGGAATGTCTTAAAGCAGCATGCCGATGTGGGAAAGGGAGACCGTGTGTTTGTTTTTATGCCGAGATCGCCCGAGCTTTATTTTATTCTTCTCGGCGCCATCAAATTGGGAGCGATCGTCGGGCCGTTATTTGAAGCGTTTATGGAAGGTGCCGTCAAAGACAGGCTTGCAAACAGCGGAGCGAAGGTCATCGTGACGACGCCGGAATTGCTTGAACGGGTGCCGGCCGATGAACTTCCGGATCTTGAATCAATCATTGTCGTTGGAGAAGGCGTAAAGGAAGAAGGACCTGTCATTGATTATTACGCGAAAGCGGCGGAAGCAGGCACTGATCTTGAGATTGAATGGGTGGATCAGGAAGACGGGATGCTGCTTCACTATACGTCGGGTTCGACCGGCGCGCCAAAAGGGGTTCTCCACGTCCATAAAGCAATGATCCAGCATTATCAAACAGCCAAATGGGTTCTTGATCTGCATGACGATGACATCTATTGGTGCACCGCTGATCCCGGCTGGGTCACCGGAACGGTTTACGGGATTTTCGGTCCGTGGCTGAATGGAGCTACGAATGTTGTCGTAGGCGGCAGATTCAGTCCTGAGGCATGGTACGAAACGATTGAAAAAATGGAAGTGACGGTATGGTACAGCGCGCCAACGGCTTTCCGGATGCTGATGGGTGCAGGCGACGATCTTGTGAATAAATATAATCTAAGCTCCTTGCGGCATATTTTAAGCGTAGGGGAGCCGTTAAATCCCGAAGTCATCAGGTGGGGGCATAAAGTCTTCGGCAACCGGATTCATGATACTTGGTGGATGACTGAAACAGGATCGCAGCTCATCTGCAATTACCCGTGCATGGAAATTAAACCGGGATCAATGGGCAAGCCGATTCCCGGTGTAGAGGCTGCAATCGTCGACAACCAGGGAAATGAACTGCCTCCTTACAGAATGGGAAATCTCGCCATTAAAAAAGGCTGGCCGTCGATGATGCATTCGATCTGGAACAATCCTGAAAAATATAGCTCCTATTTTATGCCGGGCGATTGGTATGTGTCAGGAGATTCCGCCTACATGGATGAAGACGGGTACTTCTGGTTCCAGGGACGGATCGACGATGTCATCATGACATCGGGCGAACGCGTCGGCCCGTTTGAAGTCGAGAGCAAGCTTGTTGAGCATCAGGCCGTCGCTGAAGCAGGCGTCATCGGCAAACCGGATCCCGTCCGGGGTGAAATTATTAAAGCGTTCATCGCCTTGAGGGACGGTTATGAACCGTCAGATGCGTTAAAAGAAGAAATCAGGCAGTTCGTGAAACAAGGCTTGGCCGCACATGCCGCGCCAAGGGAAATCGAATTTAAAGATAAACTGCCGAAGACAAGAAGCGGAAAGATCATGAGACGCGTCCTGAAAGCATGGGAGCTGAACCTTCCGGCAGGCGATCTCTCATCGATGGAAGACTGA